A stretch of the Maridesulfovibrio zosterae DSM 11974 genome encodes the following:
- a CDS encoding YqiA/YcfP family alpha/beta fold hydrolase, giving the protein MKNIFLNIHGFGSSGNNSKAQALTDSYPDHELISPDLPPNPQECLKILDEIITPNKNRPLIMQGSSMGGLYALVMHIRHGIPALLINPALAPSILIEMRLGDTYGFSNGDEIVISTEHVEQFAEVEKEIEQGISDKKIVGNKVIALIGEQDEVLDQNVMKEILKQAGIEIISYDTDHHFTGFDKVVVSDAKVRNLLLRKFN; this is encoded by the coding sequence ATGAAAAATATCTTTTTGAACATTCATGGATTCGGCTCATCTGGAAACAACTCCAAAGCGCAAGCACTTACTGATTCATACCCTGATCATGAATTAATCAGCCCGGACCTCCCCCCAAACCCGCAAGAATGTCTTAAAATTCTAGATGAAATAATAACACCAAACAAAAACCGTCCTCTTATAATGCAAGGATCATCTATGGGCGGACTTTACGCACTTGTAATGCACATACGGCACGGCATCCCTGCATTACTTATTAATCCTGCTCTCGCTCCGTCAATTCTTATTGAGATGCGTCTAGGTGATACTTATGGGTTTTCTAATGGCGATGAAATTGTAATCTCAACTGAGCATGTCGAACAGTTTGCTGAAGTTGAAAAAGAAATTGAACAAGGAATTTCAGACAAAAAAATTGTCGGTAATAAGGTCATTGCCCTTATCGGCGAGCAGGATGAAGTTCTTGACCAAAATGTTATGAAAGAAATTTTAAAACAGGCAGGAATTGAAATAATTTCATATGATACAGACCACCATTTCACTGGATTTGATAAAGTAGTCGTAAGTGATGCCAAAGTCCGTAATCTATTACTTAGAAAATTTAATTAG